The following coding sequences lie in one Kribbella sp. NBC_00709 genomic window:
- a CDS encoding toprim domain-containing protein, protein MNGQLLEVHLAAAAFYRQQLDDRPDGWAAQHLHARGLVEVLSPSPTCWVGYAPDGWSRLVSHLRRSGYDDRLLVAAGLASVTNSGYLIDRFRDRLMFAAHDLDLHTVGFIGRAQSGRLRYLNTPTTEIYSKAKALVGLDRQVERLRAGAVPVFVEGPMDSVAVSLSGEEWVGVACCGTALSPEQALMARKYAWTGAVIVGFDGDLAGRTGALRSLEVLSDLFDEVLFARLPDRQDPAALYSVDPRQLRAVLGSARPLVDFAIEVELERWDKVLDHLSGQVNAVRAVAPLVASLPPTRVAGEIAKLAQAVHLDEQLVSTEVVAAVSRCRDRRPRSRRRPSTGVVDAGADPADYSRSP, encoded by the coding sequence GTGAATGGTCAGCTGCTCGAGGTACATCTGGCCGCCGCTGCGTTCTACCGGCAACAGTTGGACGACAGACCCGACGGCTGGGCGGCGCAGCACCTGCACGCCCGAGGATTGGTCGAGGTGTTGTCGCCGAGCCCGACCTGCTGGGTTGGGTACGCCCCGGACGGCTGGTCCCGGCTAGTCAGCCATCTGCGCCGGTCGGGTTATGACGATCGGTTGCTGGTGGCAGCGGGGCTGGCGTCGGTCACCAATAGCGGGTATCTGATCGACAGGTTTCGGGACCGGCTGATGTTCGCCGCCCACGACCTCGACCTGCACACCGTTGGGTTCATCGGTCGTGCCCAGAGCGGCCGACTGAGGTACTTGAACACGCCCACCACCGAGATCTACTCCAAGGCAAAGGCGCTGGTTGGCCTCGACCGTCAGGTGGAACGACTCCGAGCAGGCGCCGTGCCGGTCTTCGTGGAGGGGCCGATGGATTCGGTCGCAGTCAGCCTGTCGGGGGAGGAGTGGGTCGGTGTGGCGTGCTGCGGTACGGCGCTCTCACCCGAGCAGGCGCTCATGGCCAGGAAGTACGCGTGGACAGGTGCAGTCATTGTTGGATTCGATGGAGATCTGGCAGGTCGAACGGGCGCTCTGCGGAGTCTCGAGGTCCTGTCCGATCTATTCGACGAGGTGCTATTTGCGCGGCTGCCGGATCGGCAAGACCCGGCGGCCTTGTACTCGGTCGATCCTCGGCAGCTGAGGGCGGTGCTGGGGTCGGCTCGTCCGCTGGTCGACTTCGCGATCGAGGTCGAGCTGGAGAGGTGGGACAAGGTCTTGGATCACCTCAGCGGTCAGGTGAACGCGGTCCGGGCTGTCGCGCCGCTGGTGGCGAGCCTTCCGCCGACTCGGGTGGCCGGCGAGATCGCCAAGCTCGCACAGGCCGTGCATCTCGACGAGCAGCTCGTGTCGACCGAGGTGGTGGCGGCTGTCAGTCGATGTCGAGATCGCCGCCCTCGGAGTCGGCGACGTCCGTCGACCGGCGTGGTCGATGCAGGCGCCGATCCGGCGGACTATTCCCGGAGTCCTTGA
- the ppdK gene encoding pyruvate, phosphate dikinase → MTTTLTTARYVFDFAEGSMDQKDLLGGKGANLAEMTRLGLPVPPGFTIGTTACRAYLENGDLPLGVAEEITAHLTRLEATMGRRLGDPTDPLLLSVRSGAKFSMPGMMDTILDIGLTDESVHGLAKHAGDDHFAWDSYRRLLQMYARTVLDVPDELLQSAVSTEYARWGVGTPEELPAEAIERACTALKQAIADHTGRPFPQDPVEQLDLAVRAVFRSWSTERATLYRRQEHIADDLGTAVNVMAMVFGNRGSDSGTGVAFTRDPASGATGVYGDYLQNAQGEDVVAGVRNTVPLAQLAAIDPVSDVELRTAMATLERHYRDLCDIEFTIERGRLWILQTRVGKRTAGAAFRIAVQLVDEGLITLDEALLRVDGAQLSQLMFPRFGEHHDVPVVAHGVAASPGAAVGVAAFDSAAARRLADEGWQVILVRRETNPDDLPGMLAAVGILTTRGGKTSHAAVVARGLGKTCVCGVDSLTVDPVARRAVTSAGVVIEEGDMLSLDGLAGVVYRGEVPVVPSPVVEYFEGRLELSKSDDLVRAVDRLLRHADARRVLGVHANADTPADAERARRFGAGGIGLCRTEHMFLGERRKLVERLVLADGPSEQQAALEDLLQLQRDDFAGIFRAMAGLPVTVRLIDPPLHEFLPDLTDLSVRVAVGRATDTPDPEAERLLGAVQRMHESNPMLGLRGVRLGIVIPGLFAMQTRAIAEAAAAVTAEGLEVRPEIMVPLVAGEAELRLVRDEIESVLAVVAASTGRVVPTRIGAMIEVPRAALGAERIARCADFFSFGTNDLTQLTWAFSRDDVEASIFPRYLDAGIFAVSPFESLDVEGVGRLVRIAVAEGRKGNPDLVIGVCGEHGGDPASIAYFAEAGLDYVSCSPYRIPIARLESGRAAVAPTSSGSDTR, encoded by the coding sequence ATGACCACAACGCTGACAACCGCTCGCTACGTGTTCGACTTCGCCGAAGGAAGCATGGACCAGAAGGACCTGCTCGGAGGCAAGGGCGCCAATCTCGCAGAGATGACCCGCCTGGGTCTGCCGGTTCCGCCCGGTTTCACGATCGGAACGACGGCCTGTCGTGCCTATTTGGAGAACGGCGATCTGCCGCTCGGTGTGGCCGAGGAGATCACCGCGCACCTCACTCGCCTGGAGGCGACCATGGGCCGTCGGCTGGGTGACCCGACCGACCCGTTGCTGCTGTCGGTGCGTTCCGGCGCGAAGTTCTCGATGCCGGGGATGATGGATACCATCCTGGACATCGGGCTCACCGACGAATCCGTCCACGGGCTGGCGAAGCACGCCGGTGACGATCACTTCGCGTGGGACTCCTATCGCCGGCTGTTGCAGATGTACGCGCGCACGGTGCTCGACGTACCGGACGAGCTCCTGCAATCGGCCGTGTCGACGGAGTACGCCCGTTGGGGAGTCGGGACACCGGAGGAGTTGCCGGCCGAGGCGATAGAACGTGCCTGTACGGCGTTGAAGCAGGCGATCGCCGACCACACCGGCCGGCCGTTCCCGCAGGACCCGGTGGAGCAGCTCGACCTGGCGGTTCGCGCGGTGTTCCGCTCGTGGTCGACGGAGCGGGCGACCCTGTACCGGCGCCAGGAGCACATCGCCGACGATCTCGGTACGGCGGTCAACGTGATGGCGATGGTCTTCGGCAACCGCGGCTCCGACAGCGGCACCGGTGTCGCGTTCACCCGCGATCCGGCGTCCGGCGCGACCGGCGTCTACGGCGACTACCTGCAGAACGCGCAGGGTGAGGACGTCGTCGCGGGCGTCCGCAATACCGTTCCGCTGGCGCAGTTGGCCGCGATCGACCCGGTGAGCGATGTCGAGCTGCGGACCGCGATGGCGACGTTGGAGCGGCACTACCGCGACCTGTGCGACATCGAGTTCACGATCGAGCGCGGCCGGCTGTGGATCCTGCAGACGCGGGTCGGGAAGCGGACCGCGGGCGCGGCGTTCCGGATTGCCGTCCAGCTCGTCGACGAGGGGCTCATCACGCTCGACGAGGCGTTGCTCCGGGTCGACGGCGCGCAGCTGAGCCAGCTCATGTTTCCACGGTTCGGCGAGCATCACGACGTACCGGTGGTAGCTCATGGCGTCGCTGCCTCGCCGGGGGCTGCGGTGGGTGTCGCGGCGTTCGATTCCGCTGCCGCTCGCAGGCTCGCTGATGAGGGCTGGCAGGTGATCCTCGTCCGCCGCGAGACCAACCCGGATGATCTGCCCGGCATGCTGGCCGCGGTCGGAATCCTCACCACCAGGGGCGGCAAGACCTCCCACGCGGCAGTCGTTGCTCGCGGGCTCGGCAAGACGTGTGTGTGCGGTGTCGACAGCCTGACCGTCGACCCGGTCGCTCGCCGGGCCGTCACGTCCGCCGGGGTTGTGATCGAGGAAGGCGACATGCTGTCCCTCGACGGTCTGGCCGGCGTTGTCTACCGCGGAGAGGTCCCGGTTGTCCCTTCTCCGGTCGTCGAGTACTTCGAGGGGCGTCTGGAGCTGTCGAAGTCTGACGATCTGGTACGGGCCGTGGATCGGCTGCTGCGTCATGCCGATGCGCGCCGTGTGCTCGGCGTACACGCGAATGCGGACACCCCGGCCGATGCCGAGCGCGCGCGCCGATTCGGTGCCGGAGGCATCGGTCTGTGCCGGACCGAGCACATGTTCCTGGGGGAGCGGCGCAAGCTGGTCGAGCGGCTCGTCCTCGCGGATGGTCCTTCGGAGCAGCAGGCCGCGCTCGAGGACCTGCTGCAGTTGCAGCGTGACGACTTCGCCGGGATCTTCCGTGCGATGGCCGGTCTGCCGGTGACGGTGCGGCTGATCGATCCGCCGCTGCACGAGTTCCTCCCTGATCTGACCGATCTGTCGGTGCGGGTAGCTGTGGGCCGGGCGACGGACACGCCGGATCCCGAGGCCGAGCGTCTCCTCGGGGCGGTGCAGCGGATGCATGAGAGCAACCCGATGCTCGGCTTGCGCGGGGTACGGCTGGGGATCGTGATCCCCGGGCTGTTCGCCATGCAGACCCGGGCAATCGCCGAGGCGGCGGCCGCGGTGACAGCCGAAGGGCTGGAGGTGCGACCGGAGATCATGGTGCCGCTGGTTGCCGGCGAGGCCGAGTTGCGGCTGGTGCGGGACGAGATCGAGAGCGTCCTGGCCGTTGTCGCCGCGTCGACCGGTCGGGTGGTCCCGACCCGGATCGGGGCGATGATCGAGGTACCGCGGGCAGCGCTCGGTGCCGAGCGGATCGCTCGGTGCGCCGACTTCTTCTCCTTCGGCACGAACGACCTCACGCAACTGACCTGGGCGTTCAGCCGCGACGATGTGGAGGCGTCGATCTTCCCGCGCTACCTCGACGCCGGGATCTTCGCGGTCTCGCCGTTCGAGTCGCTGGATGTCGAGGGCGTCGGCCGGCTCGTCCGGATCGCGGTCGCCGAGGGCCGCAAGGGCAACCCGGACCTCGTCATCGGCGTCTGCGGCGAACACGGCGGCGACCCGGCCTCCATCGCGTACTTCGCCGAAGCCGGCCTCGACTACGTCTCGTGCTCGCCGTACCGCATCCCGATAGCCCGCCTCGAATCCGGCCGCGCCGCCGTGGCCCCAACCTCATCGGGTAGCGACACCCGGTGA
- a CDS encoding flavodoxin domain-containing protein, with the protein MSGHVLVAYASKMGSTAEIAAGIGAEIREHGHLVDVRNVKHVQSVAEYDAVVLGSALYNRAWRPEAVHFLSKHAEELRAREVWLFHSGPIGPHADGLQAMPRKVRELAERIGAQPAMTFAGRLEPETAQGFLARRMAATVLAGDVRDWDVIGAWAQDVAAAISAAEAGCWNRPGQSQEVSR; encoded by the coding sequence ATGTCCGGACACGTGTTGGTGGCGTACGCGAGCAAGATGGGCTCGACGGCGGAGATCGCCGCCGGGATCGGAGCCGAGATCCGCGAGCACGGCCACCTGGTCGACGTTCGCAACGTCAAGCATGTCCAGTCGGTCGCGGAGTACGACGCGGTCGTCCTCGGCAGCGCGCTCTACAACCGCGCCTGGCGGCCCGAAGCCGTCCACTTCCTCAGCAAGCATGCCGAGGAGCTGCGCGCGCGGGAGGTCTGGCTGTTCCACAGCGGTCCGATCGGCCCGCACGCCGACGGCCTGCAAGCGATGCCGAGGAAGGTCAGGGAGCTTGCCGAGCGCATCGGTGCCCAACCCGCGATGACGTTCGCGGGCCGGCTCGAGCCCGAAACCGCCCAGGGGTTCCTCGCTCGCCGGATGGCCGCCACCGTGCTGGCCGGGGACGTGCGGGACTGGGACGTCATCGGCGCCTGGGCACAGGACGTCGCCGCCGCGATCTCCGCGGCCGAGGCCGGCTGCTGGAACCGCCCGGGACAGAGCCAGGAGGTGTCACGATGA
- a CDS encoding long-chain-fatty-acid--CoA ligase — MSFNLATMLTESALSHAGKTAVISGDYRMTYAELDAASDRFATGLHLEGIRPGDAVGLQLPNLPQFVIAYFGLLKAGAIVVPMNVLYKADEVGFILRDSGARMLITWAGVADEAAKGTAQAGVDNLVVVTTPGLERPANGTPFESLLARAPAGTPEMHQSDPGDTAVIVYTSGTTGRPKGAELTHFQLFMNADTPGRLFGVQDDDVILVVLPLFHIFALSSILDVCVRFAATMTLVPRFAPDKVLATIERDHVTVFEGVPTMYIALLAHPDLDKYDVSSLRVGVSGGAPIPAKVIDEFEDRFGIVILEGYGLSETASTTTFNVSAEDRRVYSVGRPIWGVQVQVWGDHGDLLPPGRDNIGELMVRGVNVMRGYRGDPEASAKAFSRGWFHTGDLGYVDEDGYFFVVDRKKELIIRGGYNVYPREVEDAIYTHPAVAQAAVVGVPDDLLGQEVKAYVALHPGREVSPDELIQHVKARIAPYKYPRSVEIRAELPITAAGKILKREL; from the coding sequence ATGAGCTTCAACCTCGCCACCATGCTGACCGAATCGGCGCTCAGCCACGCCGGCAAGACCGCAGTGATCAGCGGCGACTACCGGATGACGTACGCCGAGCTCGACGCCGCATCCGACCGGTTCGCGACCGGACTCCATCTCGAGGGCATCCGTCCTGGGGACGCGGTCGGTCTGCAGCTGCCCAATCTGCCACAGTTCGTGATCGCGTACTTCGGGCTGCTCAAGGCGGGCGCGATCGTCGTACCGATGAACGTTCTCTACAAGGCCGACGAGGTCGGCTTCATCCTGCGTGACTCCGGGGCGCGGATGCTGATCACTTGGGCCGGCGTCGCCGACGAGGCCGCGAAAGGGACGGCTCAGGCCGGTGTGGACAACCTGGTGGTCGTCACCACTCCCGGTCTGGAGCGGCCGGCGAACGGCACGCCGTTCGAGAGTCTGCTGGCCCGAGCCCCTGCCGGCACCCCCGAGATGCACCAGTCCGATCCGGGCGACACCGCGGTGATCGTCTACACGTCCGGCACCACCGGCCGGCCGAAAGGCGCCGAGCTGACGCATTTCCAGTTGTTCATGAACGCCGACACTCCCGGCCGGCTGTTCGGCGTACAGGACGACGACGTCATCCTCGTCGTGCTGCCGTTGTTCCACATCTTCGCGCTGTCGAGCATCCTCGACGTCTGTGTGCGGTTCGCGGCGACGATGACGCTGGTCCCCCGGTTCGCCCCGGACAAGGTGCTGGCGACTATCGAGCGCGACCACGTCACCGTCTTCGAGGGCGTGCCGACCATGTACATCGCCCTGCTGGCGCATCCCGACCTCGACAAGTACGACGTGTCCTCACTGCGCGTGGGCGTGTCCGGCGGTGCACCGATCCCGGCCAAGGTCATCGACGAGTTCGAGGATCGCTTCGGGATCGTGATCCTGGAGGGCTACGGACTGTCCGAGACGGCCTCGACCACGACGTTCAATGTCAGCGCCGAGGACCGCCGCGTCTACAGCGTCGGTCGGCCGATCTGGGGCGTGCAGGTGCAGGTCTGGGGCGACCACGGGGACCTGCTGCCGCCCGGCCGCGACAACATCGGCGAGCTGATGGTCCGTGGTGTCAACGTGATGCGCGGCTACCGCGGCGACCCTGAGGCGTCGGCGAAGGCCTTCAGCCGTGGCTGGTTCCACACCGGCGATCTCGGCTACGTCGACGAGGACGGCTACTTCTTCGTGGTCGACCGGAAGAAGGAGCTGATCATCCGCGGCGGGTACAACGTGTACCCGCGGGAGGTCGAGGACGCGATCTACACCCACCCCGCCGTCGCCCAGGCCGCGGTTGTCGGCGTGCCCGACGATCTGCTCGGCCAGGAGGTCAAGGCGTACGTCGCGCTGCACCCTGGCCGCGAGGTCAGCCCGGACGAGTTGATCCAGCACGTGAAGGCGCGGATCGCGCCGTACAAGTATCCGCGATCGGTGGAGATCCGTGCCGAGTTGCCGATCACGGCGGCGGGCAAGATCCTGAAGCGGGAGCTCTAG
- a CDS encoding WS/DGAT/MGAT family O-acyltransferase has protein sequence MDRMTPLDAAFLEAEDEEPGVSMAISSIAVFDGPAPTYDEFAELLTGRLALIPRYRQKARQLPFDLGPPVWYDDEHFDLSYHLRHTALPAPGGDDELSALMGRIMSARLNRDHPLWEYWLVDGLKGGRWALISKVHHCMVDGVSGTDLYTVVLDPTPEPRSAVSDEWTPQPTPTTVGLTAGAVGQLMLTPVRQLRLVVAGLQQPGTLAYRSWSIARGLWALSEAVLPASPSSLSGSLSSSRRYAFGRATVAQVKAIRRKLGGTFNDVVLAAVTGGFRALLLSRGETPHPNSVRTLVPVNVRAPGEESIRDNRVSMMLAGLPVHLEDPVERLAAVRARLDELKSDHEIDSVALLTELARQEPFAVIASGYRMAARFPQRSIVTVVTNVPGPRQPLYALGRRLVEIIPYVPIGSTVRTGVSILSYCDSVAFGVTGDFDEPDLAVLAEGIESSLTELAAAGRRQPTRRARSTG, from the coding sequence ATGGACCGGATGACACCGCTCGATGCCGCGTTCCTCGAGGCCGAGGACGAGGAGCCCGGTGTGTCGATGGCGATCTCCTCGATCGCGGTTTTCGACGGACCGGCTCCGACGTACGACGAGTTCGCCGAGCTCCTGACCGGCCGGCTGGCGCTGATCCCGCGGTACCGGCAGAAGGCACGCCAGTTGCCGTTCGATCTCGGACCACCGGTCTGGTACGACGACGAGCATTTCGACCTCAGCTATCACCTGCGGCATACAGCCTTGCCTGCACCGGGCGGTGACGACGAGCTGAGCGCTCTGATGGGCCGGATCATGTCCGCGCGCCTGAACCGGGACCACCCGCTGTGGGAGTACTGGCTCGTCGACGGCCTGAAGGGCGGACGATGGGCGCTGATCTCCAAGGTGCATCACTGCATGGTGGACGGAGTGTCCGGGACCGACCTCTACACCGTCGTGCTGGACCCGACGCCAGAGCCTCGATCCGCGGTCTCCGATGAGTGGACGCCGCAGCCCACGCCGACGACCGTCGGCCTCACGGCTGGTGCGGTCGGTCAGCTGATGCTGACCCCGGTCCGCCAGCTCCGGCTCGTGGTCGCCGGCCTCCAGCAGCCCGGCACCCTCGCCTACCGGTCGTGGAGCATCGCGCGCGGCCTCTGGGCGCTGTCCGAAGCTGTCCTGCCCGCCTCACCGTCGTCGTTGAGCGGCTCCCTGTCGTCGAGCCGCCGGTACGCGTTCGGCCGCGCGACCGTCGCACAGGTGAAGGCGATCCGGCGCAAACTGGGCGGGACCTTCAACGACGTCGTACTCGCCGCCGTGACCGGCGGCTTCCGGGCGTTGCTGTTGTCCCGTGGGGAGACTCCGCACCCGAACTCGGTCCGGACACTCGTCCCGGTGAACGTCCGGGCGCCGGGCGAGGAGAGCATCAGGGACAACCGGGTCTCGATGATGCTTGCCGGGCTCCCCGTCCACCTCGAGGATCCGGTCGAGCGACTGGCCGCCGTCCGCGCCCGGCTCGACGAGCTGAAGTCCGACCACGAGATCGACTCGGTCGCGCTGCTGACCGAGCTCGCCCGCCAGGAGCCGTTCGCCGTGATCGCGTCCGGCTACCGGATGGCAGCCCGATTCCCGCAGCGTTCGATCGTCACTGTCGTCACCAACGTTCCCGGACCGCGGCAGCCGTTGTACGCGCTCGGGCGCCGCCTGGTCGAGATCATCCCGTACGTGCCGATCGGCTCGACCGTCCGTACGGGCGTCTCGATCCTCAGTTACTGCGACTCCGTCGCCTTCGGAGTCACCGGCGACTTCGACGAGCCCGATCTCGCCGTACTTGCCGAAGGCATCGAAAGCAGCCTGACCGAACTCGCGGCGGCCGGCCGGCGTCAGCCGACGCGCCGGGCTCGATCCACCGGATAG
- a CDS encoding esterase/lipase family protein gives MPASSAQDRSSSGPALHWYLTEPSRSVVDLGQLAAARSILRTAPGGDGHPVLVLPGLLASDASTASLRWFLTRLGYRAHRWNLGRNLGPTRAVVDGMRVRLRDLADRHGQAISLIGWSLGGIYARELARETPFLVRDVITLGSPYRLGVSGKTRAHHVFRLLSHLHVPESEMPPPEHIRPRLLMPATSVYSEHDGIVPWHACVEPPGPLRQNVAVHGSHLGYGHNPAVLWLAADRLALAPGQWRPFVPPAELARHYPVDRARRVG, from the coding sequence ATGCCCGCCTCATCTGCTCAGGACAGGAGTTCCTCCGGTCCGGCCCTGCACTGGTACCTGACCGAGCCGAGCCGCAGCGTGGTCGACCTCGGTCAGCTGGCCGCCGCTCGATCGATACTGCGCACAGCGCCCGGCGGCGACGGTCATCCGGTGCTCGTGCTGCCCGGGCTGCTCGCCTCGGATGCATCCACCGCGTCGCTGCGCTGGTTCCTGACCCGGCTGGGCTATCGGGCGCACAGATGGAACCTCGGCCGGAACCTGGGGCCCACCCGGGCGGTCGTCGACGGCATGCGGGTGCGGCTGCGCGATCTGGCCGACCGTCACGGTCAGGCGATCAGCCTGATCGGCTGGAGTCTGGGCGGGATCTATGCGCGCGAGCTGGCCCGGGAGACACCGTTCCTGGTTCGGGATGTGATCACCCTCGGGAGCCCGTACCGTCTCGGCGTCTCGGGCAAGACCCGGGCACATCATGTCTTCAGGCTCCTGTCGCACCTGCACGTCCCGGAGTCCGAGATGCCGCCGCCCGAGCACATCAGACCGCGCTTGCTCATGCCGGCCACGTCGGTGTACTCGGAGCACGATGGCATCGTGCCGTGGCACGCCTGCGTCGAGCCGCCGGGACCGCTGCGCCAGAACGTAGCCGTGCACGGAAGCCACCTGGGCTACGGCCACAATCCCGCCGTACTCTGGCTGGCTGCCGACCGCTTGGCCCTGGCGCCGGGCCAGTGGCGTCCGTTCGTGCCGCCGGCCGAGCTCGCGCGCCACTATCCGGTGGATCGAGCCCGGCGCGTCGGCTGA
- a CDS encoding alpha/beta fold hydrolase, with translation MTGSLDVSRWGGVDRYVDLDGPVHYVDFGGAANGPRLVLVHGLGGSHLNWTLLAPLLAARARVVAIDLLGFGLSHPEGRPATVQANAKMLGRFVDEVLGSPAILVGNSMGALVSIMLASRRPDAVAGLVLIDPALPPTGGARPEPAVTAAFAGFAVPVLGRWILARGRRQRSARQQVQRLLRLCCVDPSVVPADLVDASVELVEVRSRVHGLDAAFLAAARSLLLLGARRRRAWAMIDALQAPVLLLHGAADRLVPAAAADYARRRHPDWTVEIFPEVGHVPQLEVPATTAQRMLAWMEGPGAAAVRRASPSGKLGGSAYPEGDTRR, from the coding sequence ATGACAGGAAGTCTGGATGTCAGCCGTTGGGGTGGGGTCGACCGGTACGTCGATCTGGACGGGCCGGTGCACTACGTCGACTTCGGGGGCGCGGCGAACGGACCTCGCTTGGTCCTGGTGCACGGCCTCGGTGGCTCGCACCTGAACTGGACCCTGCTCGCTCCGCTGCTGGCGGCCCGTGCGCGGGTGGTAGCGATCGATCTGCTCGGCTTCGGCCTGAGCCACCCTGAGGGCCGGCCGGCCACTGTTCAGGCCAACGCGAAGATGCTCGGCCGTTTCGTCGACGAGGTCCTCGGAAGCCCTGCCATCCTGGTTGGCAACTCGATGGGCGCGCTCGTGTCGATCATGCTCGCGTCCCGGCGCCCCGACGCCGTCGCGGGGCTGGTGCTGATCGATCCGGCCCTGCCACCGACCGGGGGTGCACGGCCTGAGCCTGCCGTCACCGCGGCCTTCGCGGGGTTTGCTGTACCGGTGCTGGGACGCTGGATCCTCGCCCGAGGGCGCCGGCAGCGATCGGCACGGCAGCAGGTCCAGCGTCTGTTGCGGCTGTGCTGCGTCGACCCCTCGGTGGTACCGGCAGACTTGGTCGATGCCTCGGTCGAGCTTGTCGAAGTGCGATCCCGGGTGCACGGGCTGGATGCCGCGTTTCTGGCCGCGGCCCGGTCGCTGCTCCTCCTGGGCGCCAGACGCCGGCGGGCCTGGGCCATGATCGATGCGCTGCAGGCTCCCGTGCTCCTGCTGCATGGAGCAGCGGACAGGCTGGTCCCGGCCGCGGCGGCCGACTACGCGCGGCGACGGCATCCCGACTGGACCGTCGAGATCTTCCCCGAGGTGGGGCACGTACCCCAGCTCGAGGTACCGGCGACGACCGCGCAGCGGATGCTGGCCTGGATGGAGGGCCCAGGTGCCGCCGCGGTACGCCGCGCGTCGCCGAGTGGAAAGTTGGGCGGATCTGCCTATCCTGAAGGGGATACCCGTCGGTAA
- a CDS encoding universal stress protein, protein MNSWETLGPVVAEVDGSIDGLRVVDYASRTAVRAGTDLVIVAPYHRSTPHTSLTSRSASAIAEENLRDAAAHAKRRHGRGLVIRTVAMEGSRVKVLQAATREASVLVVARSYDSATSGLISTQGNLALAARIGRPVIVIPTGWQPMPTERGIAVGIDGTPLSLEAVEFAFRTASDRHANLTVVHSHHLAYHAPDGADGSWQERAGLTVSETLAGWDEEYPHVKVTRLLTTRPVVATLARESEDVDLIVVGAHTGPLPIGDPVARRTIAEMPCPVAIVAHHVTPAERDQHRREVDTAMPIN, encoded by the coding sequence ATGAACAGCTGGGAAACGCTGGGACCGGTCGTCGCCGAGGTCGACGGCAGCATCGACGGTCTGCGGGTCGTCGACTACGCGAGTCGGACAGCTGTCCGCGCCGGCACGGACCTCGTCATCGTTGCGCCTTACCATCGCTCGACGCCGCACACCTCGCTGACGTCGCGGTCCGCGTCGGCGATAGCCGAGGAGAATCTGCGGGACGCCGCGGCCCATGCGAAGCGCCGGCACGGTCGAGGTCTGGTGATCAGGACCGTGGCGATGGAGGGGTCGCGGGTGAAGGTCCTGCAGGCGGCCACCCGTGAGGCGAGTGTCCTGGTGGTGGCCCGGTCCTACGACAGCGCGACCTCCGGCCTGATCTCTACGCAGGGCAACCTCGCCCTGGCGGCTCGCATCGGCCGACCCGTGATCGTGATCCCCACCGGCTGGCAGCCGATGCCGACCGAGCGCGGCATCGCCGTGGGCATCGACGGGACCCCGTTGTCGCTCGAGGCCGTCGAGTTCGCCTTCCGCACCGCGTCCGACCGCCACGCGAACCTGACCGTGGTGCATTCGCACCACCTCGCCTACCACGCACCCGACGGTGCCGACGGCAGCTGGCAAGAGCGCGCAGGGCTGACGGTGTCGGAGACGCTGGCGGGATGGGACGAGGAGTACCCGCACGTCAAAGTCACCCGCCTCCTCACGACTCGCCCCGTGGTGGCGACGCTGGCGCGCGAGAGTGAGGACGTCGACCTGATCGTCGTCGGCGCCCACACCGGCCCGTTGCCGATCGGCGACCCGGTGGCCCGCCGGACCATCGCGGAGATGCCTTGCCCCGTCGCGATCGTGGCCCACCACGTCACCCCCGCAGAGCGCGACCAGCACCGCCGAGAGGTCGACACCGCCATGCCGATCAACTGA